Proteins encoded by one window of Marixanthomonas sp. SCSIO 43207:
- a CDS encoding DUF1015 domain-containing protein, with product MARIIPFKAVRPTRDKVSLLAARSYDSYTQEERESRLRDNPFSFLHIVNPGYKYHKEISGEERYSLVKNRYQEFKEDGVFMEDEKPSFYIYKIVNRDGLEFNGIVAAASTEDYKNDVIKKHEETLQYKEVVFKEYLKTVGFNAEAVLLTYPDNKEISAIVENVMTTRAEYEFTTTYRDTHYLWNVDNDEIVSKISKLFSEMNSLYIADGHHRSASSFLLAEDLKKENDHHTGDESYNFFMSYLIPESDLKIYEFNRLVKGLNGLSKEEFLIKLDAVFRIENRGLEYYKPTQKQNFSMYLDGEFYSLYLRKNSYTINNALDALDAQILFTTILKPILGIEDLRNDQRIKYTDGKSDMAYVQTVVDRGEFTVGFGLLPVSVSEMKNIADERLKMPPKTTFVLPKLRSGVTIYEF from the coding sequence ATGGCAAGAATAATCCCTTTTAAAGCAGTACGCCCTACCCGCGACAAAGTAAGTTTGCTCGCGGCGCGGTCGTATGATAGCTATACTCAAGAAGAAAGGGAATCTAGATTGAGAGATAATCCATTTTCATTTTTGCATATCGTTAATCCCGGTTATAAATATCACAAAGAAATTTCTGGTGAAGAACGATACTCATTAGTAAAAAACCGATATCAAGAGTTTAAAGAAGATGGAGTTTTTATGGAAGATGAAAAACCCAGCTTTTATATTTATAAAATTGTAAACAGAGACGGACTTGAGTTTAATGGAATTGTCGCTGCTGCCAGTACCGAAGATTATAAAAACGATGTAATAAAAAAGCACGAAGAAACCCTTCAATATAAAGAAGTAGTTTTTAAAGAATATTTAAAAACAGTAGGGTTTAACGCCGAAGCCGTCTTACTTACATATCCAGATAATAAAGAAATTTCGGCTATTGTTGAAAATGTAATGACTACTCGAGCAGAGTATGAATTTACAACCACATATCGAGACACACATTACTTGTGGAACGTTGATAATGATGAAATAGTTTCAAAAATAAGCAAGCTGTTTTCTGAAATGAACAGCCTTTACATTGCAGACGGTCACCATCGTAGCGCTTCTTCCTTTTTATTGGCAGAAGATTTAAAAAAAGAAAACGATCATCATACCGGGGATGAATCTTATAATTTTTTCATGAGTTATTTAATTCCGGAGAGTGATTTAAAAATTTACGAATTCAATCGATTGGTAAAGGGATTAAACGGATTAAGCAAGGAAGAATTTCTTATAAAACTAGATGCTGTTTTCCGAATTGAGAATAGAGGTTTAGAATATTACAAACCAACTCAAAAACAGAACTTTAGTATGTATCTGGATGGTGAGTTTTATTCTTTATACCTTCGTAAAAACAGTTATACCATCAATAACGCGCTTGACGCACTCGATGCTCAAATATTGTTTACCACTATTTTAAAACCTATTTTGGGTATTGAGGATTTGCGCAACGATCAACGTATTAAATATACAGACGGCAAAAGTGATATGGCCTATGTACAAACAGTAGTAGATCGCGGTGAGTTTACAGTAGGTTTTGGATTATTACCTGTAAGTGTTTCTGAAATGAAAAATATTGCAGATGAAAGGTTAAAAATGCCCCCAAAAACAACTTTTGTCTTGCCAAAGTTGCGCAGTGGCGTTACCATTTACGAATTTTAG
- a CDS encoding YggS family pyridoxal phosphate-dependent enzyme codes for MSVSENIKEFKNNLPEDVTLVAVSKTKPVSEIMEAYNTGHRIFGENKVQEMEAKWEEMPKDIEWHMIGHVQRNKVKYMAPFVSLIHSVDSKRLLKEVNKQAKKVDRVIDCLLQIKIAEEDSKFGLDKNEALELLASEAFQKYENVRVIGLMGMATFTDNENQISEEFKKLKQIYDSVKDDYNFTHLSMGMSGDYSIAIKHGSNIVRVGSAIFGERNY; via the coding sequence ATGAGTGTTTCAGAAAATATTAAAGAGTTTAAAAATAATCTTCCTGAAGATGTAACCTTAGTGGCAGTTTCAAAAACAAAACCGGTTTCAGAAATTATGGAAGCTTATAACACCGGTCACCGTATTTTTGGCGAAAATAAAGTACAAGAAATGGAAGCCAAATGGGAAGAAATGCCAAAAGATATCGAGTGGCACATGATTGGTCACGTACAGCGTAATAAAGTGAAATATATGGCTCCATTTGTGAGTTTAATTCACTCTGTGGATAGTAAACGGTTATTGAAAGAAGTTAATAAACAAGCAAAAAAGGTAGATAGGGTTATTGATTGTTTGCTTCAAATTAAAATTGCCGAAGAGGATAGTAAATTTGGTCTTGATAAAAATGAAGCGCTAGAGTTATTAGCTTCTGAAGCATTTCAAAAGTATGAAAATGTAAGAGTGATTGGTTTAATGGGAATGGCTACATTTACTGATAATGAAAATCAAATTTCAGAAGAGTTTAAAAAACTGAAACAAATATACGATTCAGTAAAAGACGATTATAACTTCACTCATCTGTCTATGGGAATGAGTGGTGATTACTCAATTGCCATAAAACACGGCAGTAACATAGTGCGAGTAGGAAGTGCTATTTTTGGAGAACGTAATTATTAA
- a CDS encoding exonuclease domain-containing protein gives MYAILDIETTGGKYNEEGITEIAIYRFDGHEVVDQFSSLINPERSIQPFVVNLTGINNQMLRNAPKFYEVAKRIIEITDDCILVAHNAKFDNRILTTEFDRLGYKYEKNTLCTVELSKRLIPGLPSYSLGKLVKSLGIPLTDRHRAQGDARATVSLFKMLLNKDTSKNIIQAAVRKNPKRQLEPKLLDLIAEAPSETGVYYMHREDGKIIYIGKSKNIKKRLVQHFTSDNRKSKRMQVEVTSVSFEKTGSDLIAQLKESEEIKRNKPVYNRALRKSIFNHQLTSFIDDYGYINLKIEKADGRKKAITTFTNHQQAKAILFKITEEYALCQKLNGLHKTQGSCFQYSIKECNGACIHQETPEEYNQRVRAFITQKSFTNQHMLIVDKGRDVEERSVVLIEDGRYMGFGFFSLNHQITNPNILKTLINPMQHNRDVQHIIQNYLRKNKKLKIVNLAKDAIN, from the coding sequence ATGTACGCCATTTTAGATATTGAAACAACTGGAGGAAAGTATAATGAAGAGGGAATTACTGAAATAGCTATTTATCGTTTTGACGGGCACGAAGTGGTTGATCAATTTAGTAGTTTAATTAATCCAGAACGTAGCATTCAACCCTTTGTAGTAAACTTAACCGGGATAAACAACCAAATGTTACGTAATGCTCCTAAATTTTATGAAGTTGCAAAACGCATTATAGAAATTACAGATGATTGTATCCTTGTAGCGCACAACGCTAAGTTTGACAATAGAATTCTCACAACAGAATTTGACCGTTTGGGTTATAAATATGAAAAAAACACCCTGTGTACGGTTGAGCTTTCCAAAAGGTTAATACCGGGGCTTCCCTCCTATAGTTTAGGAAAACTAGTCAAGTCTTTAGGCATTCCATTGACCGATAGACACCGGGCTCAGGGTGATGCAAGGGCTACAGTTTCGCTCTTCAAAATGCTGTTAAATAAAGACACTTCAAAAAATATAATCCAAGCTGCTGTACGTAAAAATCCAAAACGGCAATTAGAGCCAAAACTTCTAGATTTAATTGCTGAAGCGCCTTCAGAAACAGGAGTTTATTACATGCATCGTGAAGACGGAAAAATAATTTATATAGGTAAAAGCAAGAATATCAAAAAACGGTTGGTGCAGCATTTTACTTCAGATAACCGAAAATCAAAGCGTATGCAAGTTGAAGTTACTAGTGTGAGTTTTGAAAAAACTGGAAGTGATCTCATTGCACAATTGAAAGAAAGCGAAGAAATAAAACGAAACAAACCAGTTTACAACCGTGCTTTGCGAAAATCAATTTTTAACCACCAACTTACATCTTTCATTGACGATTACGGATACATAAACTTAAAAATTGAAAAGGCCGATGGTAGAAAAAAAGCCATTACGACCTTTACAAACCATCAACAAGCAAAAGCAATTTTATTTAAAATAACCGAAGAATATGCGCTTTGCCAAAAATTAAATGGTCTTCATAAAACCCAAGGTAGTTGTTTTCAATATTCTATAAAAGAATGTAATGGAGCTTGTATACACCAAGAAACCCCAGAAGAATACAACCAGCGAGTAAGAGCATTTATAACCCAAAAAAGCTTTACAAATCAACATATGCTTATTGTTGACAAAGGACGAGATGTAGAAGAAAGATCGGTTGTTTTAATTGAAGATGGAAGGTATATGGGGTTTGGTTTTTTTTCGTTAAATCATCAAATTACCAATCCCAACATTTTAAAAACGCTTATAAATCCGATGCAACATAATAGAGATGTACAACATATTATTCAAAATTATCTTCGGAAAAACAAAAAATTGAAAATTGTTAATCTCGCAAAGGATGCTATAAATTAA
- a CDS encoding ion transporter produces the protein MKTQKNKGWRERLHEIIAEADTPMGKLFDVVLLILILLSVLFVMVESVKGLPEKAYDILYIGEWVITIFFTFEYIARILTVKKPTNYIFSFYGIIDFLSTIPLYLSFILVGSNVLITVRALRLLRVFRILKITRYIGEANKLKKALNDSRPKILVFLFAVLIIAVIAGTLMYLIEGEESGFNSIPVSVYWCIVTLTTVGFGDIAPVTPLGQFLATVIMILGYGIIAVPTGIVSAEYAKSKEYVHVNTQACYNCGALKHRDDAKFCHKCGQNLHPENLKDT, from the coding sequence TTGAAAACACAAAAAAATAAAGGATGGCGTGAAAGATTACACGAGATTATTGCCGAGGCAGATACGCCCATGGGCAAACTCTTTGATGTAGTGTTACTTATTCTTATATTATTAAGTGTTCTTTTTGTAATGGTAGAAAGCGTAAAAGGACTTCCTGAAAAAGCTTATGACATTTTATACATAGGAGAATGGGTAATCACCATATTTTTTACGTTTGAATACATTGCCAGAATCTTAACCGTAAAAAAACCAACCAATTACATATTCAGCTTTTATGGAATTATCGATTTTCTGTCTACCATTCCATTATACCTTTCATTTATATTGGTAGGTAGTAATGTTCTTATTACTGTGAGAGCTTTAAGACTACTGCGAGTTTTTAGAATTTTAAAGATTACTCGATATATAGGTGAAGCCAACAAACTGAAAAAAGCTTTAAACGATAGTCGCCCAAAAATATTGGTTTTTCTATTTGCGGTACTAATTATTGCAGTTATTGCAGGAACTTTGATGTACTTAATTGAAGGAGAAGAAAGTGGTTTTAACAGCATTCCTGTGAGTGTTTACTGGTGTATTGTGACGCTAACCACTGTAGGTTTTGGTGATATTGCTCCCGTAACACCATTAGGACAATTTCTAGCAACCGTCATTATGATTTTGGGTTATGGTATTATTGCAGTACCTACAGGAATTGTAAGTGCAGAGTATGCCAAAAGCAAAGAATATGTTCACGTAAATACACAAGCCTGCTATAATTGCGGCGCTCTAAAACATCGTGATGATGCAAAATTTTGCCATAAATGTGGTCAAAACCTACATCCTGAAAACTTAAAAGACACGTAA
- the miaA gene encoding tRNA (adenosine(37)-N6)-dimethylallyltransferase MiaA, translating to MAFSQPLLICVVGPTAIGKTKLAINIAQLFNTEIISADSRQFFKEMTIGTAVPSSQELDAAPHHFIQNKSIFETYSVGDFETEALETLKQLFKKKDVAVMVGGSGLYVDAVVKGLDSFPKVPKEIREALTLELEENGLASLQKELENKDAQYYKKVDHQNPHRVIRALEVIRVSGKPYSSFLNQKKKERFFDTLYVGLTAEREVIYSRINQRVDNMMDEGLLDEAKQLYKHRELNALQTVGYKELFKYLDGTVELEVAVSEIKKNTRRFAKRQNTWFKKNPAIHWFNYTTSAEKIVQELKSKNAL from the coding sequence ATGGCTTTTTCTCAACCGTTACTTATTTGTGTGGTAGGACCTACCGCAATAGGAAAAACAAAACTTGCCATTAACATTGCACAATTATTTAATACCGAAATCATTTCAGCAGACTCTAGGCAGTTTTTTAAAGAAATGACCATTGGTACGGCAGTTCCATCTTCACAAGAATTGGATGCTGCTCCACATCATTTTATTCAAAATAAAAGCATTTTTGAAACCTATAGTGTAGGTGATTTTGAAACAGAAGCACTAGAAACATTAAAACAACTCTTCAAAAAAAAGGATGTTGCTGTTATGGTAGGTGGTTCTGGTTTGTATGTTGATGCAGTGGTTAAAGGGCTCGATTCATTTCCTAAAGTTCCGAAAGAAATACGAGAAGCGTTAACTCTTGAGTTGGAAGAAAATGGATTAGCATCACTTCAGAAAGAACTGGAGAATAAGGATGCTCAATATTATAAAAAGGTTGATCATCAAAATCCGCATAGAGTTATTCGTGCTTTAGAAGTTATTAGAGTTTCTGGTAAACCTTATTCTTCATTTCTCAATCAAAAGAAAAAAGAACGTTTTTTTGACACTCTTTATGTTGGATTAACGGCAGAAAGAGAAGTAATCTACTCTCGTATTAACCAACGTGTAGATAATATGATGGATGAAGGTTTACTTGATGAAGCAAAACAACTTTATAAACACAGGGAATTAAATGCTTTACAAACTGTGGGCTATAAAGAGCTTTTTAAGTATTTGGATGGAACTGTTGAACTTGAAGTTGCGGTTTCAGAAATAAAGAAAAACACAAGGCGATTTGCTAAAAGGCAAAATACATGGTTCAAAAAAAACCCAGCAATACATTGGTTTAACTACACAACGTCTGCTGAAAAAATAGTGCAAGAACTCAAATCAAAAAACGCCCTTTGA
- a CDS encoding response regulator transcription factor: METENKKILLVEDDPNFGTVLKDYLAMNDYEVVHAKNGMEGFEKFKKDDFDLCILDVMMPYKDGFTLAKEIRDKNEDIPIIFLTAKAMKEDVLKGYKVGADDYLNKPFDSEVLLMKIKAIIQRKATDSIADSKQFEFEVGNFHLNSKLRFLTYKEEDPIKLSPKENELLRLLALHKNDLMPRELALTKIWRDDNYFTSRSMDVYIAKLRKYLGKDDGVEIINIHGEGFRLVVKDEVDN; the protein is encoded by the coding sequence ATGGAAACTGAAAACAAAAAGATCTTATTGGTAGAAGACGATCCAAACTTCGGAACGGTCTTAAAAGACTACCTAGCTATGAATGATTATGAAGTAGTTCATGCCAAAAACGGTATGGAAGGCTTTGAAAAGTTTAAAAAAGACGACTTTGATCTTTGTATTCTTGATGTAATGATGCCTTATAAAGACGGGTTTACATTAGCCAAGGAAATTCGTGATAAGAATGAAGATATTCCAATCATATTCCTTACTGCAAAGGCAATGAAAGAAGACGTTTTAAAAGGATACAAAGTAGGTGCAGATGATTACCTCAACAAACCTTTTGATAGTGAAGTATTGTTGATGAAAATTAAAGCTATTATTCAAAGAAAAGCAACAGACAGTATTGCAGACAGTAAGCAATTTGAATTTGAAGTAGGAAACTTCCACCTTAACTCTAAGCTTCGCTTTTTAACTTATAAAGAAGAAGATCCTATTAAACTTTCTCCAAAAGAGAATGAACTACTTAGACTGTTAGCATTGCATAAAAATGATTTAATGCCTCGTGAATTGGCTCTCACAAAAATATGGAGAGACGATAACTATTTCACCTCTAGAAGTATGGATGTTTACATCGCAAAACTTCGTAAGTATTTAGGAAAAGACGATGGCGTAGAAATTATAAATATACACGGAGAAGGATTCCGTTTGGTTGTTAAAGACGAAGTTGACAACTAG
- a CDS encoding sensor histidine kinase KdpD — protein sequence MLKSYFWAMNKKLFALLIALMSLSLLGIMFVQGYWIANSYQTKEEQFTFNVQQTLFSATKQIKDREIEDFYNVYSRYVDSLEVPENVNFSELVYKTKNDRTNEVFIYSDGILEEDYKLSSSFLDMDFDSIQFKRLTNRKTTTKINPGIDNENPSESREISFKRLKDFEKNQFENAYFNISTKVPLHKRVNGQEIEGLITKELNDRGIDSKFEYAVYSNNLATKVRSDNFSLDPESTYVVPLFGNDQGFNDYQLYVNFSEKEKVVLNSILGMAVLSLIFTAVIILAYASALSQIFKQRQISQIKSDFINNMTHEFKTPIATINLALDSLKNPKIKDNREFLERYLKMIRDENRRMHAQVENVLRISKLEKNELDLPKERLKLHNIINEAISHVELIVEDRGGYITSHLGALKSSVLANESHLTNVVVNILDNAIKYSEEPPKIDVYTENVKDYIILKIRDQGMGMSKATQKKIFEKFYREHTGDIHNVKGHGLGLAYVKRILDDHDAQVYVESEKGKGSTFIIKIHLIS from the coding sequence ATGTTAAAATCTTACTTTTGGGCTATGAATAAAAAGCTATTCGCCTTACTTATAGCACTAATGAGTTTGTCGCTGCTAGGGATTATGTTTGTGCAGGGATACTGGATTGCGAATTCGTATCAAACTAAAGAAGAACAGTTTACTTTTAATGTACAGCAAACGCTTTTTTCTGCTACAAAACAGATTAAAGATAGAGAAATAGAAGACTTTTACAACGTTTATAGCCGGTATGTTGACAGTCTTGAGGTGCCTGAGAATGTCAATTTTAGTGAATTAGTTTACAAAACTAAAAACGATAGAACAAACGAGGTATTTATCTATTCAGATGGTATTTTGGAAGAAGATTATAAGCTTTCTTCTAGTTTTTTAGATATGGATTTTGATAGTATTCAATTTAAAAGATTGACTAATAGAAAGACTACTACCAAAATCAATCCTGGAATTGATAACGAAAACCCTTCAGAATCTAGAGAGATTTCATTTAAGAGATTAAAAGATTTTGAAAAAAACCAGTTTGAAAACGCCTATTTCAATATCTCAACAAAAGTACCATTACACAAGCGTGTAAATGGTCAAGAGATTGAAGGTTTAATAACAAAAGAGTTGAATGATAGGGGGATAGACTCAAAATTTGAGTATGCTGTGTATAGTAACAATTTAGCAACCAAAGTACGATCAGATAATTTTTCATTAGATCCAGAAAGTACGTATGTGGTACCATTGTTCGGAAACGATCAAGGATTTAATGATTATCAATTGTATGTGAATTTTTCAGAAAAAGAAAAAGTAGTACTCAATTCTATTTTGGGTATGGCAGTATTATCATTGATTTTTACTGCGGTAATTATATTAGCCTATGCAAGTGCTTTATCTCAAATTTTTAAACAAAGACAGATTTCACAAATTAAATCTGACTTTATCAATAATATGACGCACGAGTTTAAAACACCAATAGCGACAATTAATCTTGCCTTAGATTCTCTTAAAAACCCAAAAATAAAGGACAATAGAGAATTTTTGGAGCGATATTTAAAAATGATTAGGGATGAAAACCGTCGCATGCACGCACAGGTTGAAAATGTGCTGCGCATTTCTAAACTGGAAAAAAACGAACTTGATCTTCCAAAAGAGCGTTTAAAACTGCACAATATTATTAACGAAGCAATAAGCCATGTAGAACTTATTGTAGAAGATCGTGGAGGTTATATAACAAGTCATTTAGGAGCTTTAAAATCTTCGGTTTTGGCCAATGAGTCACACTTAACCAATGTAGTGGTTAACATTTTAGACAATGCTATAAAATACTCTGAAGAACCTCCTAAGATTGATGTGTATACTGAAAACGTCAAGGACTATATTATCCTTAAAATACGCGATCAAGGAATGGGTATGAGTAAAGCAACCCAAAAGAAAATATTTGAAAAATTTTACCGAGAACACACCGGTGATATACATAATGTAAAAGGGCACGGTCTTGGCCTAGCTTATGTAAAGCGAATTCTTGATGATCATGATGCACAAGTATATGTGGAGAGTGAAAAAGGAAAAGGCAGTACCTTTATAATAAAAATACACTTAATATCTTAA
- the coaE gene encoding dephospho-CoA kinase (Dephospho-CoA kinase (CoaE) performs the final step in coenzyme A biosynthesis.): MKIVGLTGGIGSGKTTIATMFSELGIPVYIADVEAKKLTNSSETIKKELIKILGEEAYNDKGLNRKYVANIIFNDNELLEKVNAIIHPQVAEHFKQWVAEQTSRYCIKEAAILFENGSYKNCDYTILVTAPKETRIERILQRDDTTREEIHSRMDNQWPDEKKQQLADFTIENEDLKNTKKQVLKIHHHLLKIGQ, translated from the coding sequence ATGAAAATAGTAGGATTAACGGGTGGAATAGGAAGTGGAAAAACTACAATTGCTACTATGTTTAGTGAATTAGGGATTCCTGTTTATATAGCCGATGTTGAAGCAAAAAAGCTTACCAATTCTTCTGAAACAATAAAAAAAGAACTCATAAAAATACTTGGCGAAGAAGCCTATAATGACAAAGGCTTAAACCGTAAATATGTAGCCAACATTATATTTAATGATAATGAGCTATTAGAAAAAGTTAATGCGATTATACATCCACAAGTAGCAGAACATTTTAAGCAATGGGTTGCAGAGCAAACATCGAGGTATTGTATTAAAGAAGCTGCTATCTTATTTGAAAATGGCAGTTATAAAAATTGTGATTATACAATTTTAGTTACAGCTCCAAAAGAAACTAGAATAGAACGCATTTTACAACGGGATGATACAACTAGAGAAGAAATACATTCTCGTATGGATAATCAATGGCCCGATGAAAAAAAGCAGCAGTTAGCAGATTTTACCATAGAAAACGAAGACCTGAAAAATACTAAGAAACAGGTACTTAAAATTCATCATCACCTCTTGAAAATAGGACAATAA
- a CDS encoding glycosyltransferase family 2 protein, whose protein sequence is MDFYFSFIIPVYNRPQEVEELLESFTKLDYSREYEIVIVEDGSTISSEKIVNTYSKSLPLTYFFKENSGPGLSRNFGMQKAKGNYFIILDSDCLVPSHYLKTVEAFLKQNYYDCYGGADAAHSSFSSIQKAINFTMTSFITTGGIRGNKKSVNRFEPRSFNMGISKKAFTETGGYGKIHPGEDPDLSQRILKKGFNTTFIPNAYVYHKRRISWKKFYTQVKKFGLVRPILSKWHPQSSKITFWFPFCFVVFVTLSILLSLGIHWQFFIPLAVYLAMVLISSAITNKSVYIGLLSILALFIQFFGYGIAFFKSSYYIRFLNRNPEKQFPFLFFN, encoded by the coding sequence ATGGATTTTTATTTTTCTTTTATAATACCTGTTTATAATCGTCCACAAGAGGTTGAAGAGCTTTTAGAAAGCTTTACAAAACTTGATTATTCTAGAGAATATGAAATCGTAATTGTAGAAGATGGCTCAACTATTTCTAGTGAGAAGATTGTCAATACGTATTCAAAATCTTTACCGCTCACATACTTTTTTAAAGAAAATTCTGGTCCCGGTTTGTCAAGAAATTTTGGCATGCAAAAAGCAAAAGGAAATTACTTTATCATATTAGATTCAGATTGTTTGGTGCCTTCACATTACTTAAAAACTGTTGAGGCCTTTTTAAAACAGAACTATTATGATTGTTATGGCGGTGCAGATGCTGCACATAGTAGCTTTTCAAGTATACAAAAAGCTATCAACTTTACAATGACATCATTTATTACAACAGGAGGAATACGCGGAAATAAAAAAAGTGTCAATCGCTTTGAGCCTAGGAGCTTTAATATGGGAATTTCAAAAAAAGCTTTTACAGAAACAGGAGGCTATGGCAAAATACACCCGGGAGAAGATCCAGATTTATCACAACGTATTTTAAAAAAAGGGTTTAATACAACTTTTATCCCAAATGCATACGTATACCATAAACGCCGTATTTCTTGGAAAAAATTCTATACTCAAGTAAAAAAATTTGGTTTGGTACGCCCTATTCTCAGTAAATGGCACCCACAATCATCAAAGATTACTTTTTGGTTTCCATTTTGCTTCGTAGTGTTTGTAACGTTGTCAATACTCTTATCTTTAGGTATTCATTGGCAATTTTTTATACCATTAGCAGTTTACTTGGCAATGGTTCTTATAAGTTCAGCTATTACCAATAAAAGTGTTTATATAGGATTGTTGTCAATATTAGCGCTATTTATACAGTTTTTTGGTTACGGAATCGCTTTTTTCAAATCCAGTTATTATATTAGGTTTTTAAATAGAAACCCTGAAAAACAATTTCCTTTTCTATTTTTTAATTAA